In Verrucomicrobiota bacterium, the genomic stretch CCCTTGATCGTCAGGAGAAGACGTCATCCGGCCTTTACGAATGCCGCTTTACGCCACTCGCGGCATAGCCACACAGCGGGCACAGCGAAAAGGCGGGCACGACGTAAGAGTTCACACGGTCACACCACGGGCACAGCGGGTTGGGCGAGCACAACGTAAGAGTTCACACGGCGAACACGGCGGACCACGGCGAACACGGCGGAAAGAGGGGGAGGGAATTCGGAGTTCGGAGTTAAGAGTTCGGAGTTCGGAGTTCGGAGTTCGGAGCGGCAGCATGGGGGGTGGGTGCGAGTGTCAACCTTCGAGTTGCCAGGTCTTCTTAATCTGCGTCAATCTGTGGATGTTTTCTCTGTTCTGCGTTCTCTGCGTGTTCTGCGGATGATTTAATCTTTCCGCCGTGCCCGCCAACCCCGCCGTGCCCGCCGTGTGACCGTTACCCGCCACGGAATTCGTGGCATTTTCTGCCGTGGCATTTCTTTCGGGTTGCCAAGAAGGCGGATGCTGATACTTTTCGAGCTCCTTATGCCTAAGCCCATTGCGAGACGCAAGACGAAGAAAGCGGTGGCGAAGCGCTTCAAGGTGACCGCGACCGGTAAGGTGTTGCGGAGCCGTGCGGGGCGCCGGCACCTGCTCGCCTCAAAAAGCGCCAAGCGCAAGCGGCAGCTTGCGAAAACCACTTTGGTCGATGTGACCGACGAGCGTCGAATTAAAGAGAACCTGCCGTTCCATTAAAGAAAAAGAACGGCTCCGTTTCCCACCTGCCCCGCGGTTGGCGGGGCTGATGAGACGAGTGAGGTCGGGAAACGGTAATGATTAACAACAACTCGTTCACGGAGCTTCGGTCCTAACCGAAGAGAATCAATGCCAAGAGCAACTAACGCTCCCGCAAGTCGCGAACGCCGGAAAAGAATGTTGGAAAAGGCCAAGGGTTACCGCGGCCGGCGATCCAAACTGTTCCGTTACGCCAAAGATGCGGTCATGAAGGCGCAGACCTGGGCTTACCGGGACCGCAAGAATCGGAAACGCGATTTTCGCAGCCTTTGGATTCAACGCATTAACGCTGCCTGCCGTCAAAATGGGCTGACGTACAGCCGATTTGTGGAAGGATTGGCGGCTGCGCAGATCGCGGTTGATCGCAAGATCCTGGCCGAATTGGCCGTACATGATGAAGCTGCGTTCAAGGCGATTCTGGACCAAGCGTCCCAGGCGCTGAAATCCAAGCAGGCAGCCTGAACGCCGGCCTTAGCTTGGTTATTCCTATCCCTCCGCACGGTGTCACCATTGCGGCCGCCGGGCAGGCTTGCCCGGAGCCGCGATGTGCCTTGCCTTTACGCCATGGAAGCTGAACTCCAACAGTTGCGCAAGGCGGCCCTCGTCGAGATTCAAAACGCGAAAACCGCATTGGAGCTCGACCAGTTGCGCGTAAGTCTCCTGGGCCGCGCGGGGGCTCTCACGAAGCTGAGCGAAGGGATGCGCAACGTCCCCAAGGCGGACCGCCCGGTGGTGGGTAAACTCCTCAATGAAGTGCGTCAGGTGATCGCTGCCAGCCTGGAGGAACGGGTTCGCTCTCTGCAGGCTGCGTCAGACCTCAAAGGTTTGGAGGCCCTGGATGAGACCCTGCCCGCGAGGGAAGTGCGTACGGGAGCGCTGCACCCGTTAACGTTGCTCCAGGATCGCGCGGTCCGGATCCTGCGGCGCCTCGGCTTTGCCCTGGCGGACGGGCCGGACATCGAAACGGAATGGTTCTGTTTCGACGCCCTGAACACGCCGGCTAACCATCCGGCGCGGAAGGAGTCCGACACGTTCTACC encodes the following:
- the rpmI gene encoding 50S ribosomal protein L35; this translates as MPKPIARRKTKKAVAKRFKVTATGKVLRSRAGRRHLLASKSAKRKRQLAKTTLVDVTDERRIKENLPFH
- the rplT gene encoding 50S ribosomal protein L20; translated protein: MPRATNAPASRERRKRMLEKAKGYRGRRSKLFRYAKDAVMKAQTWAYRDRKNRKRDFRSLWIQRINAACRQNGLTYSRFVEGLAAAQIAVDRKILAELAVHDEAAFKAILDQASQALKSKQAA